The Desulfosalsimonas propionicica genome has a segment encoding these proteins:
- a CDS encoding patatin-like phospholipase family protein: MTKQPLTFWAGKKAYEKIRRLGLSAGDVQVMAGAAGGPKWLVLNRLDRAIFGNWLAARKAPLFLVGASIGAWRFAAACQKDPVAAIARFEKAYMQQAYPDNPPPEIIDAELERILDELLGGDGPEQILSNPAFRLSILAVRCRKMTGTDRKSRLIPGLGLAAAANAVSRRGLGLFFERTLFYDSRQRPPFFRMNGFPIRRVVLDKSNLKAALMASGSIPMLMSGIKNIPGAPAGMYRDGGILDYHLNIDLQPGGEGIVLFPHYAEKLVPGWLDKQVFWRRPDFSLMDNVLMITPSADFVTRLPMGKIADRNDFYTFARQDDKRMDCWRQVVDQGRHLAEDFMEAVETGNIRNRLRPISDLSRR, encoded by the coding sequence ATGACAAAACAGCCCCTGACTTTCTGGGCAGGGAAAAAAGCATATGAGAAGATTCGGCGCCTGGGCCTGTCTGCCGGAGATGTGCAGGTCATGGCCGGCGCTGCGGGCGGACCCAAGTGGTTGGTATTAAACCGGCTGGACCGGGCCATATTCGGCAACTGGCTGGCTGCCCGCAAAGCTCCGCTTTTTCTTGTGGGCGCCTCCATCGGGGCCTGGCGCTTTGCCGCCGCCTGTCAGAAAGACCCCGTGGCGGCCATAGCACGGTTTGAAAAAGCCTACATGCAGCAGGCTTATCCGGACAACCCCCCGCCGGAAATCATTGATGCGGAACTCGAACGCATCCTGGACGAATTGCTGGGCGGCGACGGCCCGGAGCAGATTCTGTCCAATCCCGCATTCCGGCTCAGTATCCTGGCGGTGCGGTGCCGGAAGATGACCGGCACGGACCGCAAATCCCGCCTGATACCGGGACTGGGGCTTGCAGCGGCGGCCAATGCCGTATCCCGCAGGGGGCTGGGATTGTTTTTCGAGCGGACCCTGTTTTATGATTCCCGTCAGCGCCCGCCTTTTTTCAGGATGAACGGATTTCCCATACGCCGGGTGGTCCTGGACAAAAGCAATCTCAAAGCGGCCCTGATGGCCTCCGGCTCGATTCCCATGCTCATGTCGGGCATAAAAAACATTCCCGGCGCTCCGGCCGGCATGTACCGTGACGGCGGGATTCTGGACTATCATCTCAATATTGATCTTCAGCCGGGGGGCGAAGGAATCGTTTTGTTTCCCCATTATGCCGAAAAACTTGTGCCCGGGTGGCTCGACAAGCAGGTGTTCTGGCGCAGGCCTGATTTTTCCCTCATGGACAATGTCCTGATGATCACCCCGTCTGCGGATTTTGTCACCCGGTTGCCCATGGGCAAGATTGCCGACAGAAACGATTTCTACACTTTTGCCAGACAGGATGACAAGCGAATGGACTGCTGGCGCCAGGTCGTTGACCAGGGCCGTCACCTGGCCGAGGATTTCATGGAAGCCGTTGAAACCGGAAATATTCGGAATCGTCTGCGTCCCATTTCAGATTTGTCCCGGCGTTAA
- a CDS encoding GGDEF domain-containing protein, with product MPHLSIKTRLNSFLGLILLAGFLSVCLSGYYTSKACLENSAARGSSARISLDSRQEAPAGQNTDTTVRTLRYRLYRNLLISLMVTALVLVINALVINRFQGQLDKLATADDLTGISNRRAFLRQAHRDVAQAGRYGTPVSLLIIDVDHFKNVNDALGHETGDLVLKAVADQIRNTIRENDLAGRMGGEEFAVILPRTDLEAACAAAERLRRAVADIRMQNFGMKPDLTVSIGVAARQDAYTDLNELMRMGDLALDEAKKRGKNRVCTMYDRTESK from the coding sequence TTGCCGCATTTAAGCATTAAAACCAGACTCAACAGTTTCCTCGGCCTGATTCTTTTGGCCGGGTTTTTATCGGTTTGCCTGTCTGGTTATTATACCAGCAAGGCCTGCCTGGAAAACAGTGCGGCGCGTGGCTCTTCGGCCCGGATCAGCCTTGACAGCCGCCAGGAAGCGCCTGCGGGACAAAACACGGACACGACAGTACGGACGCTGAGATACCGTCTTTACCGGAACCTGTTGATCAGCCTGATGGTTACGGCTCTGGTGCTCGTGATCAATGCCCTGGTGATCAATCGTTTTCAGGGGCAGCTCGATAAACTGGCAACCGCGGATGACTTGACCGGCATCTCCAACCGCCGGGCCTTTCTCCGCCAGGCCCACCGTGATGTGGCACAGGCCGGGCGCTATGGCACGCCGGTTTCGCTTTTGATTATTGATGTGGACCATTTCAAGAATGTAAATGATGCACTGGGACACGAAACCGGGGATCTGGTGTTAAAGGCAGTGGCCGATCAGATTCGCAACACCATCCGGGAAAATGATCTCGCCGGTCGCATGGGCGGCGAGGAGTTTGCGGTTATTCTTCCCCGCACGGACCTGGAAGCGGCCTGTGCTGCGGCCGAGCGATTACGCCGGGCCGTGGCCGATATCCGGATGCAGAACTTTGGCATGAAGCCGGATTTGACGGTCAGCATCGGGGTTGCGGCCAGACAGGATGCTTACACGGATTTAAACGAGCTGATGCGCATGGGGGATCTGGCCCTGGATGAAGCCAAAAAGCGCGGTAAGAACCGGGTTTGCACCATGTATGACCGAACTGAAAGCAAATAA
- a CDS encoding ABC transporter ATP-binding protein codes for MLEVKNLHVSYGNVQVLHGIELSVNQGEIVTLLGANGAGKSTTLNTICGLVRPTAGEIHFDGEPIHKLPAFKIVTRKITQAPEGRRIFGTLTVQENLDLGAFTSKNQQRIKKSLDWILELFPRLAERRDQLAGTLSGGEQQMLAIGRALMSNPRLLLLDEPSLGLAPVLVRQIFQTIRQINEAGVTVVLVEQNARVALKLATRGYVMEVGHIVMADSAAALLENPDVVQAYLGAADL; via the coding sequence ATGCTGGAAGTCAAAAACCTGCATGTCTCCTACGGTAACGTACAAGTCCTCCACGGCATTGAGCTTTCCGTGAACCAGGGGGAAATCGTCACGCTGCTGGGAGCCAACGGGGCAGGCAAATCCACCACTTTAAATACCATCTGCGGGCTGGTGCGTCCCACCGCAGGAGAAATCCATTTTGACGGTGAACCCATCCACAAACTGCCCGCATTTAAAATCGTGACCAGAAAAATCACCCAGGCCCCGGAGGGCCGCCGGATATTCGGCACACTCACGGTTCAGGAAAACCTGGATCTCGGGGCATTTACCTCCAAAAACCAGCAGCGGATCAAAAAAAGCCTGGACTGGATACTGGAACTGTTTCCGCGGCTGGCCGAACGCCGGGACCAGCTGGCCGGCACCCTTTCAGGCGGGGAGCAGCAGATGCTGGCCATTGGCCGGGCTTTGATGTCGAATCCAAGGCTGCTTTTGCTTGACGAACCCAGCCTTGGACTGGCCCCGGTTCTGGTTCGCCAGATTTTTCAAACCATCCGCCAGATCAACGAGGCCGGGGTCACAGTGGTGCTGGTGGAGCAAAACGCCCGGGTCGCTCTGAAACTGGCCACCCGGGGCTATGTCATGGAAGTGGGCCATATTGTCATGGCCGATTCCGCCGCAGCCCTGCTGGAAAATCCCGATGTGGTGCAGGCCTATCTGGGCGCCGCAGACCTGTGA